From Triticum urartu cultivar G1812 chromosome 2, Tu2.1, whole genome shotgun sequence, a single genomic window includes:
- the LOC125536050 gene encoding protein NRT1/ PTR FAMILY 8.3-like isoform X1, which produces MRPSGRPPTALPPSEALDEGEAYAPKLLSHAMASAGEHTVPLLARLPTEAAEAYTTDGSLDLDGNPALKNRTGGWRACRAVLGNLFLLHLFLVVISLPWNDGVHAGTEFCYCLAFYGISYNLVTYLTGVLGQSNVAAARNVSTWQATCFLMPLGGAVVADSYCGRYRTMVVSCFIGVAGMLMTAFSAYLPLLVESGVSFRGLTSSNMVSVQEFVLFLGLYMIAVGLGGLRPCLMSFGADQFDDGDPSERVTKGSFFNWYVFNMSCASLISSTGIVWVQDHYGWALGLTVPAVVLAVGLSCLVAASRTYRFQRTRGSPLTRVCQVVVAAVRKSGVELPADSSLLYDMPEDDLAMKGVERIEHTTDLRFFDKAAIVVASDKEVEAAAVPVPRSPWRLCIVTQVEELKILVRMLPLWATVVFFYAVSVQISSTFVEQGRAMDATVGSVRVPPASMSTFDIITVIVLVPLYDRAFVPAARRLTGREKGISELQRIGAGLAMPVLAMAAAALLETARLRTAKAAPLAPCSTSVLWQAPQYVLVGVGEVLTTIGQLDFFYGQAPAAMKTVCTALALLAVAAGGYLSSFLLTAVQWATTTGGAPGWIPDDLNEGHLDRFFWMMAGLGCLNLMAFGSCARRYKSRKGC; this is translated from the exons ATGCGTCCGTCAGGACGTCCACCCACTGCACTGCCGCCAAGTGAAGCACTGGACGAGGGAGAGGCGTACGCTCCCAAGCTCCTCTCGCACGCCATGGCCTCCGCCGGCGAGCACACGGTGCCCCTGCTCGCCCGACTTCCAACCGAG GCGGCGGAGGCGTACACCACTGACGGGTCCCTCGACTTGGACGGGAACCCGGCGCTCAAGAATCGCACGGGGGGATGGCGCGCGTGCCGCGCAGTTCTCGGTAATTTATTTCTTCTTCACCTGTTCTTGGTAGTAATCTCGTTACCTTGGAACGACGGTGTTCATGCAGGAACCGAGTTCTGCTACTGCCTGGCCTTCTACGGCATCTCCTACAACCTCGTCACGTACCTCACCGGCGTCCTCGGCCAGAGCAACGTCGCCGCGGCGAGGAACGTGTCCACCTGGCAGGCCACCTGCTTCCTCATGCCCCTCGGCGGCGCCGTCGTGGCCGACTCCTACTGCGGAAGGTACCGCACCATGGTCGTCTCCTGCTTCATCGGCGTCGCA GGGATGCTCATGACAGCATTCTCGGCGTACCTGCCGCTGCTCGTCGAGAGCGGCGTGTCGTTCAGAGGCCTCACCTCGTCCAACATGGTGTCGGTTCAGGAGTTCGTCTTGTTTCTCGGCCTGTACATGATTGCCGTTGGGCTGGGCGGACTCCGGCCGTGCCTCATGTCCTTCGGCGCCGACCAGTTCGACGACGGCGATCCATCGGAGCGCGTGACCAAGGGCTCCTTCTTCAACTGGTACGTGTTCAACATGAGCTGCGCGTCGCTCATATCCAGCACCGGCATCGTGTGGGTGCAGGATCATTACGGCTGGGCGCTGGGCCTGACCGTCCCGGCGGTCGTCCTCGCCGTCGGGCTTTCTTGCCTGGTCGCGGCGTCACGGACGTATAGGTTTCAACGAACTCGCGGCAGCCCGCTCACCAGAGTGTGCCAGGTCGTGGTTGCTGCCGTGAGAAAGTCCGGCGTCGAGCTGCCGGCCGACAGCTCTCTGCTCTACGACATGCCGGAAGACGACCTCGCCATGAAGGGAGTCGAGAGGATCGAACACACCACTGATCTCCG ATTCTTCGATAAGGCCGCCATTGTCGTGGCCTCTGACAAGGAGGTGGAGGCAGCCGCCGTGCCGGTGCCGCGCAGCCCGTGGAGGCTCTGCATCGTGACGCAGGTCGAGGAGCTCAAGATTCTCGTGCGGATGCTGCCTCTCTGGGCGACCGTCGTGTTCTTCTATGCCGTGTCGGTGCAGATCTCGTCCACATTCGTCGAGCAAGGCAGGGCGATGGACGCTACCGTCGGCTCCGTGCGCGTCCCGCCCGCGTCCATGTCCACCTTCGATATAATCACCGTCATCGTCCTGGTCCCTCTCTACGACCGGGCCTTCGTTCCGGCGGCGAGAAGGCTCACCGGGAGGGAGAAGGGCATCTCGGAGCTGCAGAGGATCGGCGCCGGCCTCGCCATGCCCGTGCTCGCCATGGCCGCCGCGGCGCTTCTAGAGACGGCGCGCCTCCGCACGGCGAAGGCGGCGCCCCTGGCGCCATGCTCGACGAGCGTGCTGTGGCAGGCGCCGCAGTACGTGCTGGTGGGCGTGGGCGAGGTGCTCACTACCATTGGCCAGCTCGACTTCTTCTACGGCCAGGCGCCGGCCGCGATGAAGACCGTATGCACGGCGCTCGCGCTTCTCGCGGTAGCGGCCGGCGGCTACCTGAGCTCATTCCTACTGACGGCCGTGCAGTGGGCGACGACGACTGGTGGCGCGCCGGGGTGGATCCCCGACGACCTGAACGAGGGTCATCTGGATCGCTTCTTCTGGATGATGGCCGGACTTGGTTGTCTGAATCTGATGGCGTTCGGGAGCTGCGCCAGGAGGTACAAATCCAGGAAGGGTTGCTGA
- the LOC125536050 gene encoding protein NRT1/ PTR FAMILY 8.3-like isoform X2, whose product MRPSGRPPTALPPSEALDEGEAYAPKLLSHAMASAGEHTVPLLARLPTEAAEAYTTDGSLDLDGNPALKNRTGGWRACRAVLGTEFCYCLAFYGISYNLVTYLTGVLGQSNVAAARNVSTWQATCFLMPLGGAVVADSYCGRYRTMVVSCFIGVAGMLMTAFSAYLPLLVESGVSFRGLTSSNMVSVQEFVLFLGLYMIAVGLGGLRPCLMSFGADQFDDGDPSERVTKGSFFNWYVFNMSCASLISSTGIVWVQDHYGWALGLTVPAVVLAVGLSCLVAASRTYRFQRTRGSPLTRVCQVVVAAVRKSGVELPADSSLLYDMPEDDLAMKGVERIEHTTDLRFFDKAAIVVASDKEVEAAAVPVPRSPWRLCIVTQVEELKILVRMLPLWATVVFFYAVSVQISSTFVEQGRAMDATVGSVRVPPASMSTFDIITVIVLVPLYDRAFVPAARRLTGREKGISELQRIGAGLAMPVLAMAAAALLETARLRTAKAAPLAPCSTSVLWQAPQYVLVGVGEVLTTIGQLDFFYGQAPAAMKTVCTALALLAVAAGGYLSSFLLTAVQWATTTGGAPGWIPDDLNEGHLDRFFWMMAGLGCLNLMAFGSCARRYKSRKGC is encoded by the exons ATGCGTCCGTCAGGACGTCCACCCACTGCACTGCCGCCAAGTGAAGCACTGGACGAGGGAGAGGCGTACGCTCCCAAGCTCCTCTCGCACGCCATGGCCTCCGCCGGCGAGCACACGGTGCCCCTGCTCGCCCGACTTCCAACCGAG GCGGCGGAGGCGTACACCACTGACGGGTCCCTCGACTTGGACGGGAACCCGGCGCTCAAGAATCGCACGGGGGGATGGCGCGCGTGCCGCGCAGTTCTCG GAACCGAGTTCTGCTACTGCCTGGCCTTCTACGGCATCTCCTACAACCTCGTCACGTACCTCACCGGCGTCCTCGGCCAGAGCAACGTCGCCGCGGCGAGGAACGTGTCCACCTGGCAGGCCACCTGCTTCCTCATGCCCCTCGGCGGCGCCGTCGTGGCCGACTCCTACTGCGGAAGGTACCGCACCATGGTCGTCTCCTGCTTCATCGGCGTCGCA GGGATGCTCATGACAGCATTCTCGGCGTACCTGCCGCTGCTCGTCGAGAGCGGCGTGTCGTTCAGAGGCCTCACCTCGTCCAACATGGTGTCGGTTCAGGAGTTCGTCTTGTTTCTCGGCCTGTACATGATTGCCGTTGGGCTGGGCGGACTCCGGCCGTGCCTCATGTCCTTCGGCGCCGACCAGTTCGACGACGGCGATCCATCGGAGCGCGTGACCAAGGGCTCCTTCTTCAACTGGTACGTGTTCAACATGAGCTGCGCGTCGCTCATATCCAGCACCGGCATCGTGTGGGTGCAGGATCATTACGGCTGGGCGCTGGGCCTGACCGTCCCGGCGGTCGTCCTCGCCGTCGGGCTTTCTTGCCTGGTCGCGGCGTCACGGACGTATAGGTTTCAACGAACTCGCGGCAGCCCGCTCACCAGAGTGTGCCAGGTCGTGGTTGCTGCCGTGAGAAAGTCCGGCGTCGAGCTGCCGGCCGACAGCTCTCTGCTCTACGACATGCCGGAAGACGACCTCGCCATGAAGGGAGTCGAGAGGATCGAACACACCACTGATCTCCG ATTCTTCGATAAGGCCGCCATTGTCGTGGCCTCTGACAAGGAGGTGGAGGCAGCCGCCGTGCCGGTGCCGCGCAGCCCGTGGAGGCTCTGCATCGTGACGCAGGTCGAGGAGCTCAAGATTCTCGTGCGGATGCTGCCTCTCTGGGCGACCGTCGTGTTCTTCTATGCCGTGTCGGTGCAGATCTCGTCCACATTCGTCGAGCAAGGCAGGGCGATGGACGCTACCGTCGGCTCCGTGCGCGTCCCGCCCGCGTCCATGTCCACCTTCGATATAATCACCGTCATCGTCCTGGTCCCTCTCTACGACCGGGCCTTCGTTCCGGCGGCGAGAAGGCTCACCGGGAGGGAGAAGGGCATCTCGGAGCTGCAGAGGATCGGCGCCGGCCTCGCCATGCCCGTGCTCGCCATGGCCGCCGCGGCGCTTCTAGAGACGGCGCGCCTCCGCACGGCGAAGGCGGCGCCCCTGGCGCCATGCTCGACGAGCGTGCTGTGGCAGGCGCCGCAGTACGTGCTGGTGGGCGTGGGCGAGGTGCTCACTACCATTGGCCAGCTCGACTTCTTCTACGGCCAGGCGCCGGCCGCGATGAAGACCGTATGCACGGCGCTCGCGCTTCTCGCGGTAGCGGCCGGCGGCTACCTGAGCTCATTCCTACTGACGGCCGTGCAGTGGGCGACGACGACTGGTGGCGCGCCGGGGTGGATCCCCGACGACCTGAACGAGGGTCATCTGGATCGCTTCTTCTGGATGATGGCCGGACTTGGTTGTCTGAATCTGATGGCGTTCGGGAGCTGCGCCAGGAGGTACAAATCCAGGAAGGGTTGCTGA